Genomic segment of Trichoderma breve strain T069 chromosome 7 map unlocalized scaffold00007, whole genome shotgun sequence:
CATGATTGATGAGTGGATGAGGAATTTCCCTCCAATCTTTGCGTTGACGAACCCAGACACGTCAAacgacaagaagcaagcctGGATCGAGTATCATCGCCACTACAACTACACCATGGGATACATGATGGTCCTGAATCCATTTCGGCCGCATATGGCGTTGCCATACACCGACGAGTCTTCTGAGGAGGAGCTAGAGCTTCGTAGGATTGCGGTTGACTTGACCCTGATGATAGTTCAAGTCCTGGACAACTGGCTAAAATTTCTCACCTTTCGGGACGGGCgatttcatttcatcatcttttctcttgttgaTGCCGCGACTGTGATGAGCAACATGGTGCTCAACGACAAAGCCCAGACGCTTCCTCGCCGAGACGATGTTTACCGCGCTATCAAGACTACCTTGGTGCTCCAGAGGAAGCTTTACTTCCTATCAGGCTCTGCCAAGCTGGGGTTCAGAATTGTTCAGAGAATCGTTAGGCACCTATTTCGCTCGACACCGACAGAGTACTTGGATTCACTGGAGAATGCTGATCATGATGACACAAATGACGATAACACGCAGCCGGTTGTATCCGATACACTAGATCAAGCCTCCAGTGGTGCGCTGATGAATGTTCAATACATTGATCCCGAAGCTCCTGTGAGCCCTGGATTGTGGGATATATCGGTCACTGAGGTCCCTGCCCCGGTGTCCGACGCTCGAACTGGATCACAGCTTGCTACTTATGCTGATTATGGAACACCCAGTCACAATAATGGTGCGACCGTGGGACCTGACGGACATACGGGCAACATAAGTCCACACATGATCTCCAAAGACCGGGCAAATACGTCTTCCCAAGATACTTTAGCTATCCCCGCAACATTTAACTCTGCTGAACCCACGGCCTCTACTACTGGTAACGGGCCTGTACCCGTGGACTactcatcatcagcatctctaCCTTCAGtgtcatctgcatctccaagctaTGTTACGGCCTTGACCCCCGAAAGTACTGCAGGTACAGCCGCACCTGTTGAATCTACATTGTCCGGGCACGCCCCCGTTTCACCGTCGGGCTATGTTTCTGCCGCATCTCCAAATGTTGCTGCGGCCCCGTCTTCAGGCCCCATTACATCTGGGTCTCCGTACTATATTGCGACGACACCCGTTTACTTTGGGCCTGTCCCGGCTGGTCAAGTCTCGGATACGTCGCTGAGCAATATTACCGATGCTTCTTTGCCCTTGGGCAATATTGTTGATGGGCCTTTGCCGTGGGGCAATATCATTAATACCTCTTTGCCGTTAAACAACACGGCTGGTGCGCCTTTGAACGGTGCCCTAGATTATTCTGCATTCTATGCCGCAGGTGCATCTCCGGTTTATAATTCTACCATGCCAGCTTATATTGACCCTGCATTCCTTTCGACACTTAGCccatctgcagcttctgAGGACATCGTGGCTACCTCTATGCCCAATATCGGGCCCATCACAGGATTAACACCTCCATCTTTTTCTACAATCATTCCGGATACCACCACTTACGACACTTCCACGCCACACCTTCCTTGGCCGGGTTATAATGATGCAGGACTGTATACCACGCCAAAGTCTCATGAAGCTTCTATAGGGTATGACATTAACGCGCCATTGAATGCGCCCTCGACTTATGCTACTCCCGCCTCATACAGCTCCCCGGAAGGCCATGCAAGCACTGAACACAGTTTGAATCCTCCAACAGGATACGACACGCCTTCCTCCGTTTTCTTTACAACCAATAATACCACTTCTGATATTTACACGTCACCTTCGGAGGGTTATGCATCTCCGGAGAATCATGCTGCACTAGGGGATTATACCACTTCAACATCCGCCGGAACTGCTCTACTTTACTCAGACGAGGATTACAATGCCCATACGGTCTCCACGGTGTATGAGACTCCAGAGTCTTATCACACTGCGCCGTCTTCTGCCACACCTGAAAATCACTCTAAATCTCCCGATATCTAGCCACCCGTTTGAACTTGTACATATTGACGGGACACATGAGCATGCCCTACGGGTTGATTTATCCTAACACGGGCTACATTAGCGTTATATCATCGTTTATATCACATTTTGGATCAATTTTCTGCAGTTTTTGGGCTCCATCTTAGGATTGACTGATCAAAGTCTGGAAATGtatatttcttttgtcaTAGTGAGCTCGGTTGAGCCTGGGGGAGGATTGGATGTCTTTTGTACACTGCCTTAATAACCCAGATGATTTGActgcatacatacatactaCCTTACCCAGCAATAGCATATATAGAATGTCAATGATATACACATGTCCCCCTCCAAGATGAGTTTGTCCTTTTCtatgtactgtacatacTTGAACCCCCTTCCAACCCGTCCTGTGTAATTGAAATTGAAATAAACGCCGTCAGCCTCAATCTCCCCGCGTCAAACCGGAGCACCTTTCCCTTTGCGTATCATGTTAAGGAGCAAGGGCAAAAGTCCCTGTTTTGCGAAACAGCACTGAGCGAAAGTGGCCTGTTTGCCTCTCTGCCCCACCAAatccatggatcttttgTGATCTTCATGGTTAATCCTCGGCGCTGATCCTCCAGCCCGGGCCGGAGTGAAAATTTCGGGACAATTCATGTGTGAGCTGCTGTTTGCATTGCATAGCCGTGCGCAACCGCCGTCTGCAGAGGTCCAGTGACAATTGGAGCTTGGTGCACAGCTTATCAAGGTTGAGTTGGGTGTCAATAAGAAGAAACCAAAGCACGGACAGAAACGCAAAAACCACCACCAGCGTGCAAAGCGTCCATCATTCCCATTCCAAGTTCCAGTACGCAACTCACCACTGCTGAAACAACCACAGTAAGCAGCCTACCTACAGTAACAAGCATGGGGTGGCTGCAGCCTCTCCGGGCCGCTCAAAGGTCCCCCCGCCACTCACTGACGCTGCGGCCGACCCCGCCATTCAAGCTGGAGGGGCTCTCAaggtccaggtccaggaGCTCCTCGGGCTGGTGTGTCGCCTGCCGtgcttctccttctgctgctgcatcttcttcctctcctcatTCTGCTTCTTATACGCCGTCACCGCCTTCTCTTCGCAAAAGgccactctcttcttctctttcattctccagctcttcttcattctcctctctttcttcttctcctcattcctccatttctcctctctcagcatccgcctcttcttctctcctctcttcttcgctctcgccgtcgtcgttgtcgtcgttcCCGCGCCTTCGTCTTGCTCGACGCCCTCCTGTTGCTCCGACTCCCTCGTCTGCTCGCTTCTGCTCCGCCATGTGTCGATCCAGAGCTGGTCTCGAGGGCTCAGCCTCGGCTGCCGTCCAGGGCCGCGAGCTGCTGCCCGCCAACGTGATCCCTCGTCACTACCACCTGACTGTCGAGCCCgactttgagaagctgacgTACAACGGCACTGTCGTCATCGACCTTGACGTGGCCGAGaactccaactccatctCCCTCCACACTCTCGAGCTGGATATCCACGGCGCAAAGCTCTCCTCTGGTGGCCAGGCTGTTAGGTGAGAAATCTGTCCTTCTGCCATTGCGCAGCTCCATTCGTTACAAAGACAATTAGACGTGCTAACCATTACGCGTGCCGTCTCAACAGTGCCACGCCTGCCATCACCTACGATGAAGCTACCCAAGTGACCAAGTTCGACCTTGGCGGCTCCCACACCCTCACCAAGGACACCAAGGTGCAGCTGGAAATCGAATTCACCGGCCAGCTCAACGACAAGATGGCGGGCTTCTACCGCTCTACATACAAGAGACCAGATGGTACTGAgggcatcttggccagcacCCAGATGGAGCCCACCGACGCCCGCAGAGCATTCCCCTGCTTTGACGAGCCGGCtctcaaggccaagttcACCGTCACGCTCGTTGCTGACAAGAACTTGACGTGCTTGAGCAACATGGACGTTGCCTCCGAAACTGAAGTTCAGTCCAAGATTACCGGTGGAACCAGAAAGGCTGTTCACTTCAACCCCTCACCTCTCATGTCCACCTATCTCGTCGCCTTCGTTGTCGGCGAGCTCAACTACATTGAGTCGCGAGACTTCCGAGTCCCCGTCCGAGTCTATGCTCCTCCCGGCCAGGATATCGAGCACGGACGCTTCTCCGTCGACCTCGCCGCCAAAACTCTTGCATTTTACGAAAAGGCTTTTGGTGTCGACTTCCCCCTGCCCAAGATGGATCAAGTCGCCATTCCCGACTTTGCTCAGGGAGCCATGGAGAACTGGGGTCTGGTCACTTATCGAGTTGTCGATTTGATGCTCGACGAGAAGGCGAGCGGCGCTGCCACCAAGCAGCGTGTGGCCGAGGTTGTCCAGCATGAGCTGGCGCACCAGTGGTTCGGTAACTTGGTCACCATGGACTGGTGGGAGGGTCTCTGGCTCAACGAAGGCTTCGCTACCTGGGCTTCGTGGTATTCCTGCAACATCTTTTACCCCGAGTGGCGCGTTTGGCAAACATATGTCACGGATGATTTGCAGTCTGCTCTGTCGCTCGACTCCCTCCGAAGCAGCCACCCGATCGAGGTGCCCGTCAAGCGTGCTGACGAGATCAACCAAATTTTCGATGCCATTTCCTACTCCAAGGGATCCTGTGTGCTCCGCATGATCTCTACATACCTTGGAGAGGACAAGTTCTTGGAGGGTGTCCGCAAGTACCTGAACAAGTACGCCTATGGAAACACCCAGACTAGCGACCTATGGGACTCCTTGGCCGAAGTCAGCGGCAAGCCTGTCCACGAAGTCATGACTGCTTGGACCAAGAAGGTCGGATACCCAGTCCTCACTGTCACCGAGAAGGAAGGCGAGAGCTCTATCCACGTGAAGCAGAACCGCTTCCTTCGTACCGGCGACGTGAAGCCCGAGGAAGACACCACCCTGTACCCTGTCTTCTTGGGCCTCAAGACCaaggatggtgttgatgagaccATTGCCTTGAAGGAGCGAGAGCAAGAATTCAAGGTGCCCAGCACcgacttcttcaagctcaacgCCAACCACACTGGAATCTACCGAACACTCTACTCTCCTAGCCgcctggagaagctgggcaaggccgccaaggaaGGTCTTTTGTCCACAGAGGACAGGACCGGCATGATTGCAGATGCTGCCGCACTCTCCAGCTCTGGTTACGGAAAGACGTCTGGCGTCCTTAACCTTCTCAAGGGATTTGACGCGGAGACGGAGTTTGTTGTGTGGAACGAGATCATCTCTCGGATTGGATCGATCCAAGCTGCCTGGCTATTTGAAGACCAAGCTGTTCGAGACGGTGTCCGGGCATTCTTGAGAGAGATTGTCAGCTCAAAGGCCCATGAGCTTGGATGGGAATTTTCCGATTCAGACGGTCATGTTGAGCAGCAGTTCAAGGCTACACTTTTTGGCAGCGCTGGCTTGAGCGGCGACG
This window contains:
- a CDS encoding peptidase family m1 domain-containing protein, with product MCRSRAGLEGSASAAVQGRELLPANVIPRHYHLTVEPDFEKLTYNGTVVIDLDVAENSNSISLHTLELDIHGAKLSSGGQAVSATPAITYDEATQVTKFDLGGSHTLTKDTKVQLEIEFTGQLNDKMAGFYRSTYKRPDGTEGILASTQMEPTDARRAFPCFDEPALKAKFTVTLVADKNLTCLSNMDVASETEVQSKITGGTRKAVHFNPSPLMSTYLVAFVVGELNYIESRDFRVPVRVYAPPGQDIEHGRFSVDLAAKTLAFYEKAFGVDFPLPKMDQVAIPDFAQGAMENWGLVTYRVVDLMLDEKASGAATKQRVAEVVQHELAHQWFGNLVTMDWWEGLWLNEGFATWASWYSCNIFYPEWRVWQTYVTDDLQSALSLDSLRSSHPIEVPVKRADEINQIFDAISYSKGSCVLRMISTYLGEDKFLEGVRKYLNKYAYGNTQTSDLWDSLAEVSGKPVHEVMTAWTKKVGYPVLTVTEKEGESSIHVKQNRFLRTGDVKPEEDTTLYPVFLGLKTKDGVDETIALKEREQEFKVPSTDFFKLNANHTGIYRTLYSPSRLEKLGKAAKEGLLSTEDRTGMIADAAALSSSGYGKTSGVLNLLKGFDAETEFVVWNEIISRIGSIQAAWLFEDQAVRDGVRAFLREIVSSKAHELGWEFSDSDGHVEQQFKATLFGSAGLSGDEKIISASKDMFAKFMAGDKSAIHPNIRKSVFAIALKFGGKEEYDQIIGLYHSSTNSDERNTCLRSLGRAKDPELIKRTLALLLNGEVKDQDIYMPAAGLRTHPEGIEALFTWMTENWEELYKRHPPTLPMLSSMVSLLTSGFTKPEQLARVEKFFEGKNNNGYDQSLAQSKDAIRSKISWLERDRQDVADWVKANGYSK